DNA sequence from the Myxocyprinus asiaticus isolate MX2 ecotype Aquarium Trade chromosome 3, UBuf_Myxa_2, whole genome shotgun sequence genome:
CTCCTCTTCTTCTGTCTGGATATAGACCCTGATTTATGTCTTGAGTGCTAATACAGAAAAATACCCAAtccttcatttttttaatttttatttctaacTCATTCCTTTCCTGCAAAGGAAACCATTACATTTGTTTACACCTGTCTAATGCTGCTCTGCATGACTCATCAACACCTGCGATCAGCCATACATagtgaaatgaaagtgaaaatgagTAGATGATGTTTGTTTGGTGGCATTGTGTTTGTATATTtgagtttttgtgtttgtgtgaatgtggcAAAgggaaagagaggaaaagaggaaaCAGAGGGGTCCAGAGGGATGTGTGagtgatgtgcagtggtggccgGAGCATTGATGGTATGCAGCATTACTTGCTCTTGACGGCAGGGGCTTTTTCGCCCTTGTTACTGTCCCCCTTCTCACTCTTGCTATCTGCCTTATTGCTATCGCCCTTGCTATCACTCTTCTTCTCCTTCTCTTTCTCCATTTCTTTTTCAATCTCTTTCTGTTCCTTCTGCTCCTTCTGGTCCTTTGTCTTTTCTTCCTTTTCCTTCTTCTCATCAcccttttccttctctttcttgTCCTCCtgttcttcctcctcctcatcgCCTCCTTCCTGCTCTTCTCCTTCCTCTACCTCCTCTCCTTCCTCTCCTGCCTCCTCCTCTCCCTCATCCTCTCCTTcctcttccttctcctcctcctcctcttcctgcaCTTCCACTTCCTCAGGTTTGACTCCAACCTTCCTGTAAGCACTCAGGGCATAAGTGCGGCTTGACGGATAAGAGTAGGCGGACTGCATCATGGCTCCGCCCACAGAGCTTAGACGGCATTCTTCACCTTCCAGCAGCTTCCTGTTGGGAAAGATCAAAAAGGCAATTTAGCAATTAAAGATGGTCGAACATGTCATATTGTGAGAgtgttaaatgtgctgtaagcaatttcagcAGTCTTGATAACTTCCACTATTTTGCTAACTTCAACCACACGCCCTCTTGCAAACTCTGCCTTCCAAAGATACGTTAGCAAATCCAGTGTCAGCAAAACCAAATGCACAAATTATTGACAGTGTTTCTGATTGCCTAGTttttgtcacagagacaggtgtgatttctcaaGACACCTTTTTAGTGATATTTGTCAGGTAGTAGTAGGAATGTTTTATGCATGGCTATCCCAAAAACAGCACCTTTAACACATTAATAATATATCCAGGGAACTTTTGTAACTTTAATGACCATTAATGTCCAAACATTCTTCTTCTTCCATCAGCACAGTGTTATAGGATACCGAAGTCTACAaagttaatttataaaatatcCTTTGTTCCATGTGCAATAGGCCTCCTTAATAAAACAAAGTAGAAGGCAAGATTTTTCTATTGGCTTAATTTgaattttaataatgtatttttttatttatttatttttttaatttttttttttttttttttactgtatttattgcTTTTAGAAATGTGTTGTTTTGGTGTGTAGTAAATGaaactgtttgtgttttttgtcgACCAATGAACAATTTTCAGCCACGGCTGgacaataaagtaacttaaacctAAATCCAAGACAAATTCAATGATAATGCAGTGAAAATGGTTCTGACCTGTAGGCAGCGATCTCAATATCCAGTGCCATCTTGACATTCAGCAGGTCCTGGTATTCACGCAAGTGGCGAGACATTTCACCTTTAGTGCTGCGCAAAGCAGATTCCAGCTGCTGAATAGTATCCTACAGgacaaaatgcattttgtttttattgaaaatgaaCCTCCAAACACTATTCTGATTATTTTCATCTGAAAATACAAAGAGACAaagtatatttttatgtataataACTATTTTACGTTTACCATATCAacattatgtatatttatattttgtacttATGGTTGTATTTATGGGTTTGTACTTGCATGTTTTGATTATTCTAACTCCTGGTATCTACAGGCCTGGATAAAATAATGTCTGTACTTCCTCCTTGTTCACTGTCGCACTCAAATTATACATGTAcatgtttctcccttacaatgactcgttAGTGACGAGTTCATGTTTTGAATGTATTCTATATAAATAatcttattttagaaatgtgtaacccaagcaatgtacttaaaactaactaaattaaaatgtatttacattattttagtcATTAACTaaagcttttatccaaaatgaggaacataagcaattcatcatacaaaagccaacaatatcCACAATACTGCACTGCGAAATTCTACTCGTAGCTGTAATCTGAAACTGTAATCTgtaatcagtaactgtaatctgactaATTACAAATGTAGTGCATTGCACaaatgtttttactttaaaaagtaattCAATTACAGTAACCAGTGTCGGGTAAggtactcaaaataagtaatcatctacaaattacatattacttctctaaaaatgtaatcacattactaattattttacttttgagttactttctaaaacccttttcCAAGAAAagtttttagaatttaaaaatgtctattTCCTCCTCAGACATTGTCACAAAGACTTCAGTTGTCAAAGAAATGCTAACTgacgtacatatgaattcatatttaaaatgtattatacatattcctttaatgcaagtaatttaattgaaagtcagtaactgtaatctgattacaagaatttaaaatgaaatgctttacactactttttttactaaaaaagtaattcgattacagtaactaattactttgtaatcggatCGCCCAACACTGACAGTAACTAATTGTAGTTGGATTGTATCCAACACTGAGTATTATACATTGTAGAATGTATTTAGGCCTAAACTCGGTTTTCCTTTTCCCAATGTCTAAATAGAAACTAGCACTAGAGGGTGTTTTCAAAAgccgttccagtgtggatgcACTCACCTGCAGCTCGCCAATGTCGTTGCTGTGGCGGTCCTCCATCTCTGCCAGCTGTCTCTCTAAGGCCTCGTTGTGAGCTTTCAGGGCCTCGGTCTCCAGTGTGCGTGCCTGCAGCTGTCGGCGATACTCAGAAAGCTCATCCTTGGTCTGCTTCAGGGCATCATTGTTGCGGGCTGCTGCCTCCGTCACGGTGACAAACTTGGAGCGGTACCACTCCTCTGCCTGCAGTTGGTTCTGGGAAGAGAGAGACTCGTACTGGGCACGGATGTCCTTCAAGGCCACAGCGAGGTCCGGCTTACTTACATCCATCTCAACCGACACCTGTACAGGAGCAACATGGTTTTAAAATGAGTGGTACTAATATCAATACTAATACTAAAACTAACATTACTAACACAAATTCTAACATCAACACTAATAGGCCTAGTAACATAAAGCCCACTTAAAAGAATTAATTAATAGGTTGTTGTCAGGCACTTAGCCAAACCCATTATTTAGAAGACGGGGGTCCAATGTTTACAGACTTTTTGGCCATACAGGCCTAGTGATAGCAATAAATAGTCTTTAATCTGTCTGTAAGCATTACTGGTATTGATCTGGTGGACAAACCTAATTTAGTAGCTGATTCA
Encoded proteins:
- the LOC127423961 gene encoding low molecular weight neuronal intermediate filament-like, with translation MLQWQPDWHCISFPHPHTSLTQSVVLKRLNMSYSGDMYTSSSYRKIFGDAPRRVTIGSGSSPSRVTVGYRSGSQHHRSYAAPPSMITSSSYRTKLGSGRSGFQYMPDSVDLTQTTAITNELKIIRTNEKEQLQGLNDRFVTFIEKVHNLEQHNKVLEAEVALLRQRHNEPSRLHDLYEQEIRQLRARVEELTHEKSQMHLDCVQMNDALERVREKLDEETRLREEAESSVKGYRKDVDDATLSRLELEKKVESLLDEIAFLRKVHEEELQELQASLQATQVSVEMDVSKPDLAVALKDIRAQYESLSSQNQLQAEEWYRSKFVTVTEAAARNNDALKQTKDELSEYRRQLQARTLETEALKAHNEALERQLAEMEDRHSNDIGELQDTIQQLESALRSTKGEMSRHLREYQDLLNVKMALDIEIAAYRKLLEGEECRLSSVGGAMMQSAYSYPSSRTYALSAYRKVGVKPEEVEVQEEEEEEKEEEGEDEGEEEAGEEGEEVEEGEEQEGGDEEEEEQEDKKEKEKGDEKKEKEEKTKDQKEQKEQKEIEKEMEKEKEKKSDSKGDSNKADSKSEKGDSNKGEKAPAVKSK